A DNA window from Sphingomonas profundi contains the following coding sequences:
- a CDS encoding GlxA family transcriptional regulator: MNPAIPRRVAFHVYPGFDILDLAGTVSVFAHANSAQDGAYNRQVVSASAGQVVSSSGVSVDTVAYDGDPVDTLIVLGGAPDVIRQPPAHVLGSICDQAGSARRIASTCTGAFLLGHAGLLNGRRATTHWRFATELQSRFPNARVEVDRIFVNDGPVWTSAGGTAGIDLALALVEEDLGIAVSRHIARGLVVYHRRLGGQSQYSALLELDPPSDRIRRTLAFAREHLREPLPVSRLADEASLSERQFGRAFRAETGVTPARAIERLRAEAARPLVEEGRQSLEAIARSVGFYDAEQMRQAFIRAYGQAPQAIRRVSRTHASQSAAVQ, translated from the coding sequence ATGAATCCGGCCATCCCCCGCCGCGTCGCCTTCCATGTTTATCCCGGTTTCGACATCCTCGACCTCGCCGGAACTGTGTCTGTGTTCGCGCACGCAAACTCCGCTCAGGATGGCGCCTACAATCGGCAGGTTGTTTCCGCGTCGGCAGGACAGGTGGTCAGTTCGAGCGGCGTATCGGTCGACACCGTGGCATACGACGGAGACCCCGTTGACACGCTGATCGTCCTCGGTGGCGCGCCCGATGTAATCCGCCAGCCTCCAGCTCATGTGCTCGGATCGATATGTGACCAGGCCGGTTCTGCCCGGCGCATCGCGAGCACGTGCACAGGAGCATTCCTGCTCGGCCACGCGGGTCTGTTGAATGGTCGCCGAGCCACCACTCATTGGCGTTTCGCGACCGAGCTGCAAAGCAGGTTTCCCAATGCTCGGGTCGAGGTAGATCGTATCTTCGTCAACGATGGGCCTGTCTGGACCTCTGCCGGAGGAACGGCCGGGATCGACCTCGCGCTTGCCCTGGTGGAGGAGGATCTCGGGATTGCCGTGTCCCGACACATCGCGCGGGGCCTCGTGGTGTACCACCGTCGCCTCGGCGGGCAGTCGCAATATTCTGCCCTGCTGGAGCTCGATCCACCCTCGGACCGCATTCGCCGAACGCTGGCGTTCGCGCGTGAGCATCTTCGTGAACCGCTGCCGGTGTCGCGCCTTGCAGACGAAGCGAGCTTGAGCGAACGGCAATTCGGGAGGGCATTTCGAGCCGAGACGGGCGTCACGCCGGCAAGAGCGATCGAGCGGCTGCGGGCGGAGGCTGCGCGTCCCCTCGTCGAGGAAGGGCGCCAGTCCCTGGAAGCCATCGCACGCTCCGTTGGCTTCTACGACGCGGAGCAGATGCGACAGGCATTCATCCGAGCGTACGGACAGGCTCCGCAGGCTATCCGGCGGGTAAGTCGTACTCATGCGTCGCAAAGTGCGGCAGTGCAGTGA
- a CDS encoding nuclear transport factor 2 family protein, translating into MASEFDDIAFSQAWVAAWNAHDVDAVLRHFHDEVIFTSPVAVHIGFAPDGVVKGKDALRSYWLEALRRNPGLHFDLTACWRGVNTVVIGYRNQLGHDRVEVLTFLGALVIEGHGLFGRPLAVSEGVER; encoded by the coding sequence ATGGCGTCCGAGTTCGATGACATCGCATTCTCGCAAGCTTGGGTCGCAGCGTGGAACGCCCACGACGTCGACGCCGTCCTGAGGCATTTCCATGACGAGGTGATCTTCACATCGCCTGTTGCGGTGCACATCGGGTTCGCGCCCGACGGCGTGGTGAAGGGCAAGGATGCGCTTCGGAGCTATTGGCTCGAAGCCCTGCGCCGCAACCCCGGACTTCATTTCGACCTCACCGCATGCTGGCGCGGCGTGAACACAGTCGTCATCGGCTACCGTAATCAACTCGGCCACGATCGCGTGGAGGTGCTGACGTTCCTCGGTGCATTGGTCATCGAAGGGCACGGCCTGTTCGGCCGGCCGTTGGCAGTGTCCGAAGGCGTCGAGCGGTGA
- a CDS encoding PLP-dependent aminotransferase family protein, with the protein MAGSGGGTLVQRIIDGVHRQIASRALQPGAKLPSIRSAAEAAQVSKSTVVEAYDRLASEGVILSRRGSGFFVARQGEPLSLADIAPRLDRAVDPLWVSRQSLETGDDVLKPGCGWLPPDWLPKGEVRRALRTLARADDGALADYGTPLGLLPLRQLLARRLGERGIHCSPSQLMLTESGTQAIDLLCRLLIAPGDVVLVDDPCYFNFHALLRAHRATIISVPMTAEGPDMAAFEQALIDRQPRLYITNSGVHNPTGATLSLTTAHRLLRLADRYDLTIIEDDIFADLEDEPAPRLAALDGLERVIHIASFSKTLSAAVRCGYIAIRSDWLDRLVDLSIATMFGAGRLSSELVLHVLQDGSYRRHLQGLRARLRVARGETAQQLGEHGVVPWIEPRAGMFLWCRLPDGMNAAQCARRALDKNIVLAPGNVFSLAQSATGFMRFNVAQCVGPGVFDLLREVLVQD; encoded by the coding sequence ATGGCCGGCTCAGGAGGCGGAACTCTGGTCCAGCGGATCATCGACGGCGTCCATCGCCAGATTGCTTCGCGCGCCCTGCAGCCGGGAGCCAAGCTGCCTTCGATCCGCAGCGCCGCTGAGGCAGCGCAGGTCTCCAAGTCGACGGTGGTAGAGGCCTACGACCGGCTCGCGAGCGAGGGGGTCATTCTCTCGCGGCGGGGATCGGGCTTCTTCGTTGCCAGGCAGGGAGAGCCCCTGTCGCTCGCCGACATCGCGCCTCGCCTGGACCGCGCGGTGGATCCGCTCTGGGTGTCGCGCCAGTCGCTGGAGACGGGCGACGACGTCCTCAAGCCGGGCTGCGGCTGGCTGCCACCCGACTGGCTGCCCAAGGGAGAGGTCCGGCGAGCGTTGCGCACGCTTGCCCGCGCCGACGATGGCGCGCTCGCCGACTACGGCACACCGCTGGGCCTGCTTCCGCTCCGTCAACTGCTGGCGCGGCGACTAGGCGAGCGCGGCATCCATTGCAGCCCCTCGCAACTCATGCTGACCGAAAGCGGCACCCAGGCGATAGACCTGCTCTGCCGGCTACTGATCGCGCCGGGTGACGTCGTGCTGGTCGACGATCCCTGCTACTTCAATTTCCACGCACTTCTGCGCGCCCACCGTGCGACGATCATCAGCGTGCCGATGACCGCGGAAGGGCCGGATATGGCCGCGTTCGAACAAGCCCTGATCGACCGGCAACCGCGGCTCTACATCACCAACTCGGGCGTGCACAATCCGACCGGCGCGACGCTTTCGCTGACGACGGCGCATCGTCTGTTGCGGCTCGCGGACAGGTATGACCTGACGATCATCGAAGACGATATCTTTGCCGACCTCGAGGACGAGCCGGCCCCGCGGCTCGCGGCGCTGGACGGGCTGGAGCGGGTCATCCACATCGCCAGCTTCTCGAAGACGCTCTCGGCCGCGGTCCGCTGTGGCTACATCGCGATCCGGTCCGACTGGCTGGACCGGCTTGTCGACCTCTCGATCGCGACCATGTTCGGCGCGGGCCGGCTGTCCAGCGAGCTGGTGTTGCATGTCCTCCAGGACGGAAGTTACCGCCGTCATCTTCAAGGGCTTCGGGCGCGCCTCCGCGTCGCCAGAGGGGAAACCGCCCAGCAGCTCGGCGAACACGGCGTCGTGCCATGGATCGAGCCACGTGCGGGGATGTTCCTGTGGTGTCGCTTGCCAGACGGTATGAACGCTGCCCAGTGTGCGCGCCGGGCGCTGGACAAGAACATCGTCTTGGCGCCTGGCAATGTGTTCAGCCTCGCCCAGTCCGCGACCGGCTTCATGCGCTTCAACGTCGCCCAATGCGTCGGCCCAGGCGTGTTCGATCTTCTGCGAGAGGTGCTTGTCCAGGATTGA
- a CDS encoding ArsR/SmtB family transcription factor codes for MVQCSRPHLDASFAALSDATRRGVLEQLARADASITDLAERFEMTLTGMRKHVSVLEQAGLVTTEKVGRVRTCKLGLRDLEAEAAWIEAYRQHWDARFDALDAVVEELKRKERPDE; via the coding sequence ATGGTTCAGTGTAGCCGTCCACATCTCGATGCGTCGTTCGCCGCGCTGTCGGATGCCACCCGACGCGGCGTGCTTGAGCAACTCGCACGTGCGGACGCTTCGATCACGGACCTGGCCGAGAGGTTCGAAATGACCCTCACGGGCATGAGGAAGCATGTCAGCGTCCTGGAACAGGCAGGCCTCGTCACCACCGAGAAGGTGGGGCGCGTGAGAACCTGCAAGCTTGGCCTTCGCGACCTGGAGGCGGAGGCGGCTTGGATCGAGGCATACCGCCAGCACTGGGATGCCCGCTTCGATGCGCTCGACGCGGTGGTCGAGGAATTGAAGCGCAAGGAGAGACCCGATGAATGA
- a CDS encoding LysE/ArgO family amino acid transporter, translating into MILGAHASSFVTGFAVSGALIAAIGAQNMFVLRQGLKREHVGTVVLICACADALLVAVGVAGLGAVLGRAPALSRALALGGAAFLAWYGVGALRRALEPGALQPTSGQPPSSLRAIAGKTAAFTFLNPHVYLDTVVLMGSIGAAQPGVGRWAFVAGAATASGTWFAALGYGARLLGPLLARPIAWRVLDGAVAVIMLMLALGLLLR; encoded by the coding sequence ATGATCTTGGGCGCTCATGCCTCCTCGTTCGTGACCGGCTTTGCGGTCTCCGGAGCTCTCATTGCAGCGATCGGTGCACAGAACATGTTCGTGCTCCGGCAAGGGCTGAAGCGCGAGCATGTCGGCACCGTAGTCCTGATCTGCGCTTGTGCCGATGCTCTGTTGGTTGCGGTAGGCGTCGCCGGGCTTGGCGCCGTGCTGGGGCGGGCACCCGCGCTCAGCCGCGCGCTCGCTCTGGGGGGTGCGGCGTTCCTCGCCTGGTACGGCGTCGGCGCGCTGCGTCGGGCCCTCGAGCCGGGCGCCTTGCAGCCCACATCCGGACAACCCCCTTCCTCGCTGCGCGCCATCGCGGGCAAGACCGCCGCTTTCACGTTCCTCAACCCGCATGTTTACCTGGACACGGTGGTGCTGATGGGATCGATCGGCGCCGCTCAGCCGGGTGTTGGGCGCTGGGCATTTGTCGCCGGCGCCGCAACCGCAAGCGGCACCTGGTTCGCCGCGCTCGGATACGGCGCGAGACTGCTCGGCCCACTACTGGCGCGACCGATCGCCTGGCGAGTGTTGGACGGAGCGGTCGCGGTCATCATGTTGATGCTCGCCTTGGGCCTGCTGCTTCGCTGA
- a CDS encoding SRPBCC family protein: protein MATDPIVDDRPTLHIRRLFDAPRALLWAAWTRPEMIVRWLGPVEWPAVSATSDLRVGGRWSATLESADGSRSLRQHGVYLEIVPEERLIFTFRWEGDHEDGAPVDTQVTVALDDAPGGRTRLDFTHAELKSAQSLAGHRHGWESSFGRLDAWLA from the coding sequence ATGGCGACTGATCCGATTGTCGACGATCGTCCGACGCTTCACATCCGACGGCTGTTCGACGCCCCGCGAGCGCTGCTCTGGGCCGCATGGACCAGGCCGGAGATGATCGTGCGCTGGCTCGGGCCAGTCGAGTGGCCTGCAGTCAGCGCGACGTCCGACCTGAGGGTCGGCGGTCGCTGGTCAGCGACGCTGGAGTCCGCCGATGGCAGCCGTTCACTGCGCCAACATGGCGTGTACCTCGAGATCGTCCCCGAAGAGCGCCTGATCTTCACGTTCAGGTGGGAAGGCGACCACGAGGATGGGGCACCGGTCGATACGCAAGTCACGGTCGCGCTGGATGACGCCCCGGGCGGCCGGACGAGGCTCGACTTCACCCATGCCGAATTGAAGTCCGCCCAGAGCCTCGCGGGCCACCGCCACGGTTGGGAGAGCTCATTCGGCCGGCTGGATGCCTGGCTTGCATAA
- a CDS encoding PhzF family phenazine biosynthesis protein, which translates to MYEFETVDVFTDRRFGGNPLAVFPDARGLSAAEMQALAAELNLSETTFVLPPEDEANTARVRIFNRTAEMPFAGHPSIGTGYVLAKRGRARDGILTLEVPAGLVRVEIETDEDGRAVGGLISAPQPLTTGETIPAATIAACLGLAVEDVVVSAHQPVVASVGNLFVLAQVTEEALSRCLPNVSEFRAAQDAHPSMAGRFSLHVYAGDGSRLRARMFAPLAGTWEDPATGSANAPLGALLLSLGSADFAEFEVRQGVEMGRPSLLIVTARRRADGIRATVAGRCVPVLAGHAQVRDTER; encoded by the coding sequence ATGTACGAGTTCGAGACGGTCGACGTGTTCACCGATCGCCGGTTCGGCGGCAATCCGCTGGCGGTGTTCCCGGATGCTCGAGGTCTATCCGCGGCCGAGATGCAGGCGCTCGCCGCCGAGCTCAACCTCAGCGAGACGACTTTCGTGCTGCCGCCCGAAGACGAGGCGAACACAGCCCGGGTGCGCATCTTCAACCGTACCGCCGAGATGCCTTTCGCGGGTCATCCCAGCATCGGAACCGGCTACGTGCTGGCGAAACGAGGGCGTGCACGCGATGGGATACTGACGCTCGAGGTTCCCGCAGGTCTCGTCCGCGTCGAGATCGAGACGGACGAGGATGGCCGCGCTGTCGGCGGTCTCATCTCGGCTCCACAGCCGCTGACGACGGGCGAGACCATCCCGGCCGCGACGATCGCTGCCTGTCTCGGGCTGGCCGTGGAGGACGTCGTGGTCTCTGCCCACCAGCCGGTCGTCGCCTCGGTCGGCAATCTGTTCGTGCTCGCGCAGGTCACGGAAGAAGCGTTGAGCCGCTGCCTTCCGAACGTCTCCGAGTTCCGGGCCGCCCAGGACGCGCACCCCTCGATGGCCGGCCGTTTTTCTTTGCACGTCTATGCGGGCGACGGCAGTCGGCTGCGCGCGCGCATGTTCGCGCCGCTCGCCGGCACATGGGAGGACCCGGCGACGGGGAGCGCGAATGCCCCGTTGGGCGCGCTCCTGCTCTCGCTCGGATCAGCCGACTTCGCCGAGTTCGAGGTCCGACAGGGCGTGGAGATGGGACGTCCGAGCCTGCTCATCGTCACCGCGCGCCGGCGTGCCGACGGCATCCGTGCGACCGTTGCCGGACGCTGCGTGCCGGTTCTTGCCGGGCATGCGCAGGTCAGGGACACGGAACGATGA
- a CDS encoding VOC family protein, whose product MKLVTNLLFNGQCRAAFERYAAIFGGKITTMITFADAPEGAVPDCARATDGIMHAWLEAGDQAIMGCDTPPEFGREMAGFSASFHTGDVEDARRVFEALAEGGTVTMPFDTSFWSPGFGMLTDRFGTPWVINTNPEMPN is encoded by the coding sequence ATGAAGCTTGTCACGAACCTGTTATTCAATGGCCAGTGCCGGGCGGCTTTCGAGCGCTACGCCGCGATCTTCGGTGGCAAGATCACGACGATGATCACCTTCGCGGACGCGCCGGAAGGCGCGGTTCCGGACTGCGCCCGGGCGACGGACGGCATCATGCATGCCTGGCTCGAAGCAGGCGACCAGGCGATCATGGGGTGCGATACACCTCCGGAATTCGGTCGGGAGATGGCCGGCTTTTCGGCAAGCTTCCACACGGGCGACGTCGAGGACGCGCGCCGCGTGTTTGAAGCGCTCGCTGAAGGCGGAACCGTCACCATGCCTTTCGACACGTCCTTCTGGTCACCGGGATTCGGCATGCTGACCGACCGCTTCGGCACGCCGTGGGTCATCAATACGAACCCGGAGATGCCGAACTGA
- a CDS encoding ArsR/SmtB family transcription factor has translation MAEDLLNERFAALADPTRRAILMRLSRGVMSVNELAQPFAMSLPAISRHLKVLERSGLISRSKTAQQRPARFEPKAMRAVAEWVDQYRVFWDASFDRLDEYLKDINGGDGNGD, from the coding sequence ATGGCCGAAGATCTCTTGAACGAGCGCTTTGCAGCACTTGCAGACCCGACGCGGCGTGCCATCCTCATGCGCCTCAGCCGAGGCGTCATGTCCGTGAACGAGCTCGCGCAGCCGTTCGCCATGAGCTTGCCGGCGATTTCACGGCATCTGAAGGTTCTGGAGAGATCGGGGCTCATCAGCCGAAGCAAGACTGCCCAGCAGCGTCCGGCTCGCTTCGAACCGAAGGCGATGCGAGCTGTCGCCGAGTGGGTCGATCAATATCGCGTCTTCTGGGACGCAAGCTTCGATCGCCTCGACGAGTATCTCAAAGACATCAACGGCGGCGACGGCAATGGCGACTGA
- a CDS encoding cysteine hydrolase family protein, producing the protein MSPDAATALLVVDLQEGFRDPVLGRRNNPTAEQRVAELLAAWRRAGAPALHVQHDSPGTDGLFRRGTPGNLPMPETAAIEGERVYRKIVSSAFIGTKLEADLRAAGIEALVIVGLTTNHCVSTTARMAGNLGFRTFVVEDATATFDRIGLDGRVRPAAEVHAAALSDLDEEFATIVTTATILDTLSKITRRNRDGAR; encoded by the coding sequence ATGTCTCCTGATGCTGCAACGGCGCTACTCGTCGTAGATCTGCAGGAAGGTTTTCGCGATCCCGTCTTGGGGCGGCGCAACAATCCGACTGCAGAACAACGGGTCGCCGAGCTCTTGGCCGCATGGCGCCGCGCCGGCGCTCCAGCTCTCCACGTGCAGCACGATTCTCCAGGAACCGATGGCTTGTTCCGACGGGGAACGCCGGGCAATCTGCCCATGCCCGAGACTGCGGCGATCGAAGGCGAGCGCGTTTACCGCAAGATCGTCAGCAGTGCCTTCATCGGGACGAAGCTGGAGGCGGACCTGCGGGCCGCCGGAATAGAAGCGTTGGTCATCGTCGGGCTGACGACCAACCATTGCGTGTCCACCACCGCCCGAATGGCCGGCAATCTTGGTTTCCGCACGTTCGTCGTCGAGGATGCTACCGCGACATTCGATCGCATCGGGCTGGATGGGCGTGTTCGACCTGCAGCGGAAGTCCATGCCGCAGCGCTCAGTGATCTCGACGAGGAGTTCGCCACGATTGTAACGACAGCGACCATCCTCGACACCCTGTCGAAAATCACAAGGCGCAATCGCGATGGAGCGCGCTGA
- a CDS encoding DMT family transporter — protein sequence MNKTLEGWTCGLIGVLIFSGSLPATRLAVTDLDPVFLTLVRAAIAGVIGFVVLALSRQPLPKKADVRSLLIVALGVILGFPLLTALALQRMNAASSIIFTGLLPLSTAIFAVWRARERPARGFWLFAVLGGLCVGSYAWSPSALSHLSGDMLMLAAIILCGLGYAEGAVLSRRLGGWQVICWALVLTLPVALLALGVAARPNWPTVGVPALIGLAYVSLFSMLIGFMFWYRGLALGGIAAVGQLQLVQPLFGLGLAALLLHEQVGWGMVVALLSVIACVAGARHFSVATVRA from the coding sequence ATGAACAAGACGCTCGAAGGATGGACATGCGGCCTGATCGGCGTGCTGATCTTCAGTGGCTCGCTGCCAGCCACTCGTCTGGCGGTCACCGATCTCGACCCGGTGTTCCTGACGCTCGTGCGGGCTGCCATCGCCGGGGTTATCGGCTTCGTGGTGCTCGCGCTGTCCCGCCAGCCGCTTCCGAAGAAGGCCGACGTGAGATCATTGCTGATCGTAGCGCTGGGCGTAATTCTCGGATTTCCGCTGCTGACGGCCTTGGCGCTGCAGCGGATGAACGCCGCCTCCTCGATCATCTTCACGGGGCTGCTGCCGCTATCGACCGCGATCTTCGCGGTATGGCGCGCGCGGGAGCGTCCAGCGCGGGGCTTCTGGCTGTTCGCGGTGCTCGGCGGACTTTGTGTCGGGAGCTATGCGTGGTCACCCTCGGCCTTGTCTCACCTGTCCGGCGACATGTTGATGCTGGCGGCGATCATCCTGTGCGGGCTCGGCTATGCCGAGGGTGCGGTGCTGTCGCGCCGTCTCGGAGGCTGGCAGGTCATCTGCTGGGCTCTGGTTCTGACCCTGCCGGTCGCGCTCCTGGCACTCGGCGTCGCGGCGCGGCCGAACTGGCCCACCGTCGGCGTGCCGGCGTTGATCGGGCTCGCTTATGTCTCGCTGTTCAGCATGCTGATCGGCTTCATGTTCTGGTATCGCGGGCTTGCGCTCGGGGGCATCGCGGCGGTGGGGCAGCTCCAGCTCGTCCAGCCGCTCTTCGGCCTCGGGCTGGCCGCGCTGCTGCTTCACGAGCAGGTCGGCTGGGGGATGGTCGTCGCCCTCCTCTCGGTCATCGCCTGCGTCGCTGGTGCCCGCCATTTCTCCGTCGCGACGGTCCGAGCATGA
- a CDS encoding glutathione S-transferase family protein: MKLLNSFVSPFAARVRLAIYAYDLRVEIAPSGQWLPDFQKSPDYLAINPIGKVPTLVLDDGTGLPESTVIVEYLADAFATGLRPRDAQAAARARLLAHLMEIYVQEPGSPLIGQIFSGERNAGRIEGCIAAIDQGLSHVDHFIAAGTSATTREITIADCALVPYLYFFVDKMVPAVGGAPLINKHPAVAAYWEQMQEVPTVQKVLGEMHTAIAQSPLKKLLSASD, from the coding sequence ATGAAGCTGTTGAACTCGTTCGTATCTCCATTCGCCGCGAGGGTACGGTTGGCGATCTACGCTTACGACCTGCGGGTCGAGATAGCGCCTTCCGGCCAGTGGCTGCCGGACTTCCAGAAGTCACCGGACTATCTGGCGATCAATCCCATCGGGAAGGTGCCGACGCTCGTGCTCGACGACGGCACCGGGCTTCCGGAGTCGACGGTCATCGTCGAATACCTCGCCGACGCGTTTGCAACCGGCTTGCGACCGCGAGACGCGCAGGCGGCCGCTCGGGCTCGCCTGCTCGCCCACCTCATGGAAATCTATGTGCAGGAGCCCGGCAGCCCACTCATCGGGCAGATCTTCTCCGGTGAACGGAACGCTGGACGCATTGAGGGCTGCATCGCTGCCATTGATCAAGGCTTGTCGCACGTCGATCACTTCATTGCCGCCGGAACTTCGGCGACGACGCGCGAGATCACCATCGCCGACTGTGCGCTGGTTCCTTATCTCTACTTCTTCGTGGACAAGATGGTGCCCGCGGTGGGCGGGGCACCGCTCATTAACAAACATCCAGCGGTCGCCGCCTACTGGGAACAGATGCAGGAAGTGCCGACCGTGCAGAAGGTGCTGGGCGAGATGCACACGGCGATCGCCCAGTCGCCGCTCAAGAAGCTTCTGTCCGCGTCGGACTGA